A region of the Pirellulales bacterium genome:
AACGTTCGGCACGATGGCACATGCAGTGCCTAAGCCGTCGATCAGCCATAGGGGGCCAGTGCCTTCCGTGATGCCGGACAAGATCGTGCGATTGCCGGTCGCTGGGTCGATTTGCAAGACATTGTTGCCGAGGTGATCGATTACCAGAAGAGTGCCATTCGGCTCGATGGCAAGTTGGGAGCCGTCGATTGCGATGGCTGGTCCTGTGCCCACGCTCCCTCCAGATACAATGGTGCGGTCACCAGTCAGCGGATCAATCTGCAGAATCTCACCGCCGGTCAATGGACCGGGAGTTTGCTCCAAAAGCAGATTGCCCGACCCGTCGTACACGATACCAGCGGGATAGCTGATTGCCGGTCCGGTTCCGACCCCGCTGCCCGACACGATCGTCTGAATGCCGGTGGTTGAGTCGAGCTTGATGATATCGTTTGAAGTGCCGGCGTTCCCGATGATCAGGTTGGTTCCATTTACGACGAATCCGACCGATGCCAGATTGTCGCCGCCAAGTACCGCTGTTCGGTTGCCGGTGGCCGGATCGACATACAGGAGTGGGCCGCCGCTAAGCAGGATGTTGCTGCTTAACTGCAACGCTCCGTCATATTGTGATCCCGGCCCGGTTCCTACCGACGCGCTGGTAATGATCGAACGGTTGCCGGTGGCCGGATCGACGCGATACAAAGATTGGGCGGTGCCGCCGGCAACGAGCAAGCTCCCATCTGGTGCGAAGCTAATGGAAGTGCCACCCAGCAGGACGGGACCCGTGCCATGCGTGCTATCAGATAGAATCGTGCGGTCACCCGTCGTAGGGTCGACAACAACGATGGCGCCGCCGACAGAAAGGCGGTTGCTAAAACTCGCTGCCACGACGATATCGCCAGGCACCAGAGTGACAGCCTGGGCAAGCCGCCATGACGGGGAAAACGCTGCAAGGAACCCGGTAAGCAGAAGACATGTTTTTATGTTCATGAGCAGACCTCATTTACGCGACGAGAGTAACGCGATGCAACGATGCAGCATTAACAAAGAGTGCTACAACGTGGACAGATATGATGTCGCCGGGAAAAAGTGTGCCTTGGGTCGGCTATAACGACCCAGCGAGTCCGGCTTTAGATGACGCTCAGTAGCGTGCTCCGAGAGGGACGTTCCTACGAAGGCGAAGATACCCGTTTGAAACGTCCACGTTGTTGACAGCATAAAATGCCCTCTACTCGGGGGCAAGTAAATTCGGATGGTCCATGATCTGGCCCCCATCTGCCGCCATCGGTTCGGCTTGCTCGTCTAGCCAATAACCGTATCGAAGTCCTTCCCATCACGCCAAAGCCTGCGAACTAACGTCGCAGCCTCAGTCACAATCGATCGCGGCGCTGCTAGGCGCGTGTTCTCGCCACGACCGAGATGTCAAACAAATCCGAATACCCCGTACGCGCCATGGCCTTGGTTGATCTTGACCCTGACGTTCTCCTGCTCGTGGTGTGGTAGGTTGGCGATGTCGTTGACGAGGATCGGCATGCTGCAAATTGTGGCAAGGGCGATTTATCCGTGTCATAATGTCGCCCGGAATGCCACAATTGGATTAATCAAATCGAAAGCGAGCACGCAAATGGCCGCCACATGGATGGAAGTCGCCAGCGGTACGCCAGCAGACTCCACAATCGCCCCATCAGTCGAACAGTCCCTTACATTACTGCAAGCGACGTTTCCGGGTAGGTACGATAAGCACAACCCCGCAACGATCAGGAAGAAGATGGGAAAGACGCGGCAGCACACATCGGGGGGAATGATTACGAGCTTGCGAATTTGGTCTCATTTCGACAGCGGCAATGTGGATATAACGGTGTTCTTTTTCCTGCGCCTTCGATTCTGTCCAGAATGCTACGTGATGACCGCGGGAACTTCGCTCACCGACGAACAAACGCTCTACAAAGAGATCTCCCTAACTCCCGTGCCAAATATAAAAGCCGACACTAAGGTTCCAAAAATTGAATTCCTCAATATAAACAAACTCCCAGATGACATTACAGCTGCTGGCAACACAGATGGTGCAAAGGCATTAGGGCGAGCATTCCAACTCGGCATTACAGCGACGACGATTACAGCCAATTCGAATCCCTATAGTCTAGGGCCGCCCTGGGCGGATTCGACGACAGCATTTATGCGCTGGCATTGCTTAGATTAGCATCGCGACATCTCCTTCAATCGATCATGTACGGTGCGTCGCTCATGGTTTTCTTATTTCGGCCACTGGGCTGGT
Encoded here:
- a CDS encoding PEP-CTERM sorting domain-containing protein; this encodes MNIKTCLLLTGFLAAFSPSWRLAQAVTLVPGDIVVAASFSNRLSVGGAIVVVDPTTGDRTILSDSTHGTGPVLLGGTSISFAPDGSLLVAGGTAQSLYRVDPATGNRSIITSASVGTGPGSQYDGALQLSSNILLSGGPLLYVDPATGNRTAVLGGDNLASVGFVVNGTNLIIGNAGTSNDIIKLDSTTGIQTIVSGSGVGTGPAISYPAGIVYDGSGNLLLEQTPGPLTGGEILQIDPLTGDRTIVSGGSVGTGPAIAIDGSQLAIEPNGTLLVIDHLGNNVLQIDPATGNRTILSGITEGTGPLWLIDGLGTACAIVPNVPEPSALILAALGGLALLAYRRWQARRA